The following are encoded together in the Zingiber officinale cultivar Zhangliang chromosome 8A, Zo_v1.1, whole genome shotgun sequence genome:
- the LOC122011136 gene encoding uncharacterized protein LOC122011136, whose protein sequence is MTLTDDDFDGIEYLKFELAYWFTIKDFTMLFSGDRDRLFAKRVVDTPFETNARYFPSDGSSLSDPNIYCTVVRNLVYLIMTHSDIVYVIHVASQFVTVPTTVYWVVVLHILQYLQGTQF, encoded by the exons atgacACTTACTGATGATGATTTTGATGGAATTGAgtatttgaaatttgaattagcTTATTGGTTCACTATAAAAGACTTTACTATGCTATTTTCTGGGGATCGTGATCGCCTCTTCGCCAAAAG GGTAGTTGATACTCCTTTTGAGACTAATGCTCGGTACTTTCCATCAGATGGTTCTTCTTTGTCAGATCCTAACATCTATTGTACAGTTGTGAGAAACTTGGTTTATCTCATTATGACTCATTCTGATATTGTGTATGTTATACATGTGGCTAGTCAGTTTGTCACTGTACCAACAACAGTTTATTGGGTGGTTGTTCTTCACATTCTCCAATATCTTCAGGGAACTCAATTTTAG